A genomic region of Hippoglossus hippoglossus isolate fHipHip1 chromosome 8, fHipHip1.pri, whole genome shotgun sequence contains the following coding sequences:
- the LOC117766322 gene encoding far upstream element-binding protein 2-like isoform X3 → MSEYNTVPPPGSGAPLGGQAALGNGSAAIKKDAFADAVQRARQIAAKIGGDAVPPVNINAASDGFPFTAPKRQLEDADEPESKKLAAQSDLDSVNALSIGAQLAALAQQRPASSTEEYNVPDSMVGLVIGRGGEQINKIQQESGCKVQIAPGTCCTDSGGLPARTVSLTGSQDSIQKARMLLDEIVSRGRGTPPASYHESTNGQDGTVHEMMIPAGKAGLVIGKGGETIKQLQERAGVKMILIQDASQGPNVDKPLRIIGDPYKVQQAQEMVEEILRERDHAGFGERNDFSSRMGGGMDVSVPVPRHSVGVVIGRNGEMIKKIQNDAGVRIQFKQDDGTGPEKIAHISGPPDCCEHAAQIINDLLQSIRVREEGQGGPPGMPAGNRGRGGGQGGWGPPGGEMTFSIPAHKCGLVIGRGGENVKSINQQTGAFVEISRQPPPNGDPNFKLFIIRGSPQQIDHAKQLIEEKIEGPLCPVDPGPGGPGPAGPLGPYNPNPYNPGPPGAPGPPHGGPPGPHQYNPQGWSNTYQQWQPQAPHDPSKAAANDPNAAWAAYYAQYYQQPSGAVPTQYPANPTGGDHTSGDQTQPAQTPGGQPDYTKAWEEYYKKMAQTGGSVPGSAAAAPGAAGAAASTTGGQPDYSAAWAEYYRQQAAYYGPTGQAPGQPAPPQQGQTQ, encoded by the exons ATGTCGGAGTACAACACGGTCCCGCCGCCCGGCTCCGGGGCTCCTCTCGGCGGACAGGCGGCTCTTGGGAACGGATCTGCGGCCATCAAGAAAGATGCGTTCGCGGACGCGGTGCAGCGGGCCCGGCAG ATTGCAGCTAAGATTGGGGGAGATGCCGTTCCTCCCGTGAACATCAACGCTGCATCAGATGGCTTTCCATTCACTGCACCGAAACGACAGCTGGAGGACGCAG ATGAACCAGAGAGTAAGAAACTGGCTGCACAAAGTGACTTGGATTCAGTAAACGCACTAT CTATTGGTGCACAGCTTGCTGCTCTTGCGCAACAAAG ACCTGCTTCCAGCACAGAGGAGTACAATGTCCCTGACAGCATGGTGGGACTCG tTATTGGCCGTGGAGGTGAACAgatcaataaaatacaacaggagTCAGGTTGCAAGGTTCAGATAGCTCCAGGTACTTGCTGCA cagacaGTGGAGGCCTTCCAGCGAGGACTGTCTCTCTCACTGGTTCCCAGGACTCGATACa GAAAGCCAGGATGCTGTTGGATGAGATAGTGTCACGAGGGAGGGGCACACCCCCTGCTTCTTATCACGAGTCCACAAATGGGCAGGATGGCACCGTTCATGAAATGATGATCCCAGCTGGCAAGGCCGGCCTTGTCATTGGCAAGGGAGGAGAGACCATCAAACAGCTACAG GAGCGTGCAGGAGTAAAGATGATCCTGATCCAGGATGCCTCTCAGGGACCTAATGTTGACAAACCCCTGCGTATTATTGGAGATCCATACAAAGTCCAG CAAGCCCAGGAAATGGTGGAGGAGAtactgagggagagagaccaCGCCGGCTTCGGTGAACGGAATGACTTCAGCTCCCGAATGGGAGGTGGCatggatgtgagt GTCCCGGTGCCGCGACACTCCGTCGGTGTTGTCATTGGACGCAATGGAGAGATGATCAAGAAAATCCAGAATGATGCTGGAGTTCGGATACAGTTCAAACAAG ATGATGGGACTGGTCCAGAGAAGATTGCGCACATCAGTGGGCCTCCTGACTGCTGCGAACATGCTGCCCAGATCATCAACGACCTGCTGCAGAGCATCAGGGTCAGGGAGGAGGGACAGGGG GGTCCTCCAGGCATGCCTGCAGGCAACAGGGGCAGAGGTGGCGGACAAGGCGGCTGGGGTCCCCCAGGAGGGGAAATGACCTTCTCTATTCCTGCCCACAAGTGTGGGCTCGTGATTGGCCGGGGAGGAGAGAATGTCAAGTCCATCAACCAGCAGACAGGGGCATTTGTGGAAATCTCACGACAGCCGCCCCCCAACGGAGACCCCAACTTCAAGCTGTTTATCATCAGGGGCTCACCTCAGCAGATCGACCACGCCAAGCAGCTCATTGAGGAAAAGATTGAA GGTCCTTTGTGTCCTGTGGACCCAGGGCCAGGTGGACCAGGTCCTGCTGGTCCACTGGGTCCCTACAACCCCAACCCCTACAACCCTGGACCGCCTGGGGCCCCTGGACCACCACA TGGTGGTCCTCCAGGTCCTCACCAGTACAATCCTCAGGGCTGGAGCAACACCTACCAGCAGTGGCAGCCCCAGGCTCCCCACGACCCCA GCAAGGCAGCAGCTAATGACCCTAACGCAGCCTGGGCGGCTTACTACGCTCAGTACTACCAGCAGCCGTCGGGGGCTGTGCCGACCCAGTACCCCGCAAACCCAACTGGAGGAGACCATACATCAGGCGACCAGACCCAGCCCGCACAGACGCCGGGGGGGCAGCCGGACTACACCAAGGCCTGGGAGGAGTACTACAAGAAGATgg CCCAGACAGGAGGCTCCGTCCCTGGGTCTGCAGCCGCAGCTCCGGGAGCAGCAGGGGCAGCGGCATCCACAACGGGAGGTCAGCCGGACTATAGCGCAGCCTGGGCCGAGTACTACAGGCAGCAGGCTGCGTACTATGGACCGACAGGACAGGCTCCTGGGCAGCCAGCCCCTCCCCAGCAAGGACAG ACGCAGTGA
- the LOC117766322 gene encoding far upstream element-binding protein 2-like isoform X1 produces MSEYNTVPPPGSGAPLGGQAALGNGSAAIKKDAFADAVQRARQIAAKIGGDAVPPVNINAASDGFPFTAPKRQLEDADEPESKKLAAQSDLDSVNALSIGAQLAALAQQRPASSTEEYNVPDSMVGLVIGRGGEQINKIQQESGCKVQIAPGTCCTDSGGLPARTVSLTGSQDSIQKARMLLDEIVSRGRGTPPASYHESTNGQDGTVHEMMIPAGKAGLVIGKGGETIKQLQERAGVKMILIQDASQGPNVDKPLRIIGDPYKVQQAQEMVEEILRERDHAGFGERNDFSSRMGGGMDVSVPVPRHSVGVVIGRNGEMIKKIQNDAGVRIQFKQDDGTGPEKIAHISGPPDCCEHAAQIINDLLQSIRVREEGQGGPPGPPGMPAGNRGRGGGQGGWGPPGGEMTFSIPAHKCGLVIGRGGENVKSINQQTGAFVEISRQPPPNGDPNFKLFIIRGSPQQIDHAKQLIEEKIEGPLCPVDPGPGGPGPAGPLGPYNPNPYNPGPPGAPGPPHGGPPGPHQYNPQGWSNTYQQWQPQAPHDPSKAAANDPNAAWAAYYAQYYQQPSGAVPTQYPANPTGGDHTSGDQTQPAQTPGGQPDYTKAWEEYYKKMAQTGGSVPGSAAAAPGAAGAAASTTGGQPDYSAAWAEYYRQQAAYYGPTGQAPGQPAPPQQGQTQ; encoded by the exons ATGTCGGAGTACAACACGGTCCCGCCGCCCGGCTCCGGGGCTCCTCTCGGCGGACAGGCGGCTCTTGGGAACGGATCTGCGGCCATCAAGAAAGATGCGTTCGCGGACGCGGTGCAGCGGGCCCGGCAG ATTGCAGCTAAGATTGGGGGAGATGCCGTTCCTCCCGTGAACATCAACGCTGCATCAGATGGCTTTCCATTCACTGCACCGAAACGACAGCTGGAGGACGCAG ATGAACCAGAGAGTAAGAAACTGGCTGCACAAAGTGACTTGGATTCAGTAAACGCACTAT CTATTGGTGCACAGCTTGCTGCTCTTGCGCAACAAAG ACCTGCTTCCAGCACAGAGGAGTACAATGTCCCTGACAGCATGGTGGGACTCG tTATTGGCCGTGGAGGTGAACAgatcaataaaatacaacaggagTCAGGTTGCAAGGTTCAGATAGCTCCAGGTACTTGCTGCA cagacaGTGGAGGCCTTCCAGCGAGGACTGTCTCTCTCACTGGTTCCCAGGACTCGATACa GAAAGCCAGGATGCTGTTGGATGAGATAGTGTCACGAGGGAGGGGCACACCCCCTGCTTCTTATCACGAGTCCACAAATGGGCAGGATGGCACCGTTCATGAAATGATGATCCCAGCTGGCAAGGCCGGCCTTGTCATTGGCAAGGGAGGAGAGACCATCAAACAGCTACAG GAGCGTGCAGGAGTAAAGATGATCCTGATCCAGGATGCCTCTCAGGGACCTAATGTTGACAAACCCCTGCGTATTATTGGAGATCCATACAAAGTCCAG CAAGCCCAGGAAATGGTGGAGGAGAtactgagggagagagaccaCGCCGGCTTCGGTGAACGGAATGACTTCAGCTCCCGAATGGGAGGTGGCatggatgtgagt GTCCCGGTGCCGCGACACTCCGTCGGTGTTGTCATTGGACGCAATGGAGAGATGATCAAGAAAATCCAGAATGATGCTGGAGTTCGGATACAGTTCAAACAAG ATGATGGGACTGGTCCAGAGAAGATTGCGCACATCAGTGGGCCTCCTGACTGCTGCGAACATGCTGCCCAGATCATCAACGACCTGCTGCAGAGCATCAGGGTCAGGGAGGAGGGACAGGGG GGTCCTCCAGGTCCTCCAGGCATGCCTGCAGGCAACAGGGGCAGAGGTGGCGGACAAGGCGGCTGGGGTCCCCCAGGAGGGGAAATGACCTTCTCTATTCCTGCCCACAAGTGTGGGCTCGTGATTGGCCGGGGAGGAGAGAATGTCAAGTCCATCAACCAGCAGACAGGGGCATTTGTGGAAATCTCACGACAGCCGCCCCCCAACGGAGACCCCAACTTCAAGCTGTTTATCATCAGGGGCTCACCTCAGCAGATCGACCACGCCAAGCAGCTCATTGAGGAAAAGATTGAA GGTCCTTTGTGTCCTGTGGACCCAGGGCCAGGTGGACCAGGTCCTGCTGGTCCACTGGGTCCCTACAACCCCAACCCCTACAACCCTGGACCGCCTGGGGCCCCTGGACCACCACA TGGTGGTCCTCCAGGTCCTCACCAGTACAATCCTCAGGGCTGGAGCAACACCTACCAGCAGTGGCAGCCCCAGGCTCCCCACGACCCCA GCAAGGCAGCAGCTAATGACCCTAACGCAGCCTGGGCGGCTTACTACGCTCAGTACTACCAGCAGCCGTCGGGGGCTGTGCCGACCCAGTACCCCGCAAACCCAACTGGAGGAGACCATACATCAGGCGACCAGACCCAGCCCGCACAGACGCCGGGGGGGCAGCCGGACTACACCAAGGCCTGGGAGGAGTACTACAAGAAGATgg CCCAGACAGGAGGCTCCGTCCCTGGGTCTGCAGCCGCAGCTCCGGGAGCAGCAGGGGCAGCGGCATCCACAACGGGAGGTCAGCCGGACTATAGCGCAGCCTGGGCCGAGTACTACAGGCAGCAGGCTGCGTACTATGGACCGACAGGACAGGCTCCTGGGCAGCCAGCCCCTCCCCAGCAAGGACAG ACGCAGTGA
- the LOC117766322 gene encoding far upstream element-binding protein 2-like isoform X2 — translation MSEYNTVPPPGSGAPLGGQAALGNGSAAIKKDAFADAVQRARQIAAKIGGDAVPPVNINAASDGFPFTAPKRQLEDADEPESKKLAAQSDLDSVNALSIGAQLAALAQQRPASSTEEYNVPDSMVGLVIGRGGEQINKIQQESGCKVQIAPGTCCTDSGGLPARTVSLTGSQDSIQKARMLLDEIVSRGRGTPPASYHESTNGQDGTVHEMMIPAGKAGLVIGKGGETIKQLQERAGVKMILIQDASQGPNVDKPLRIIGDPYKVQQAQEMVEEILRERDHAGFGERNDFSSRMGGGMDVPVPRHSVGVVIGRNGEMIKKIQNDAGVRIQFKQDDGTGPEKIAHISGPPDCCEHAAQIINDLLQSIRVREEGQGGPPGPPGMPAGNRGRGGGQGGWGPPGGEMTFSIPAHKCGLVIGRGGENVKSINQQTGAFVEISRQPPPNGDPNFKLFIIRGSPQQIDHAKQLIEEKIEGPLCPVDPGPGGPGPAGPLGPYNPNPYNPGPPGAPGPPHGGPPGPHQYNPQGWSNTYQQWQPQAPHDPSKAAANDPNAAWAAYYAQYYQQPSGAVPTQYPANPTGGDHTSGDQTQPAQTPGGQPDYTKAWEEYYKKMAQTGGSVPGSAAAAPGAAGAAASTTGGQPDYSAAWAEYYRQQAAYYGPTGQAPGQPAPPQQGQTQ, via the exons ATGTCGGAGTACAACACGGTCCCGCCGCCCGGCTCCGGGGCTCCTCTCGGCGGACAGGCGGCTCTTGGGAACGGATCTGCGGCCATCAAGAAAGATGCGTTCGCGGACGCGGTGCAGCGGGCCCGGCAG ATTGCAGCTAAGATTGGGGGAGATGCCGTTCCTCCCGTGAACATCAACGCTGCATCAGATGGCTTTCCATTCACTGCACCGAAACGACAGCTGGAGGACGCAG ATGAACCAGAGAGTAAGAAACTGGCTGCACAAAGTGACTTGGATTCAGTAAACGCACTAT CTATTGGTGCACAGCTTGCTGCTCTTGCGCAACAAAG ACCTGCTTCCAGCACAGAGGAGTACAATGTCCCTGACAGCATGGTGGGACTCG tTATTGGCCGTGGAGGTGAACAgatcaataaaatacaacaggagTCAGGTTGCAAGGTTCAGATAGCTCCAGGTACTTGCTGCA cagacaGTGGAGGCCTTCCAGCGAGGACTGTCTCTCTCACTGGTTCCCAGGACTCGATACa GAAAGCCAGGATGCTGTTGGATGAGATAGTGTCACGAGGGAGGGGCACACCCCCTGCTTCTTATCACGAGTCCACAAATGGGCAGGATGGCACCGTTCATGAAATGATGATCCCAGCTGGCAAGGCCGGCCTTGTCATTGGCAAGGGAGGAGAGACCATCAAACAGCTACAG GAGCGTGCAGGAGTAAAGATGATCCTGATCCAGGATGCCTCTCAGGGACCTAATGTTGACAAACCCCTGCGTATTATTGGAGATCCATACAAAGTCCAG CAAGCCCAGGAAATGGTGGAGGAGAtactgagggagagagaccaCGCCGGCTTCGGTGAACGGAATGACTTCAGCTCCCGAATGGGAGGTGGCatggat GTCCCGGTGCCGCGACACTCCGTCGGTGTTGTCATTGGACGCAATGGAGAGATGATCAAGAAAATCCAGAATGATGCTGGAGTTCGGATACAGTTCAAACAAG ATGATGGGACTGGTCCAGAGAAGATTGCGCACATCAGTGGGCCTCCTGACTGCTGCGAACATGCTGCCCAGATCATCAACGACCTGCTGCAGAGCATCAGGGTCAGGGAGGAGGGACAGGGG GGTCCTCCAGGTCCTCCAGGCATGCCTGCAGGCAACAGGGGCAGAGGTGGCGGACAAGGCGGCTGGGGTCCCCCAGGAGGGGAAATGACCTTCTCTATTCCTGCCCACAAGTGTGGGCTCGTGATTGGCCGGGGAGGAGAGAATGTCAAGTCCATCAACCAGCAGACAGGGGCATTTGTGGAAATCTCACGACAGCCGCCCCCCAACGGAGACCCCAACTTCAAGCTGTTTATCATCAGGGGCTCACCTCAGCAGATCGACCACGCCAAGCAGCTCATTGAGGAAAAGATTGAA GGTCCTTTGTGTCCTGTGGACCCAGGGCCAGGTGGACCAGGTCCTGCTGGTCCACTGGGTCCCTACAACCCCAACCCCTACAACCCTGGACCGCCTGGGGCCCCTGGACCACCACA TGGTGGTCCTCCAGGTCCTCACCAGTACAATCCTCAGGGCTGGAGCAACACCTACCAGCAGTGGCAGCCCCAGGCTCCCCACGACCCCA GCAAGGCAGCAGCTAATGACCCTAACGCAGCCTGGGCGGCTTACTACGCTCAGTACTACCAGCAGCCGTCGGGGGCTGTGCCGACCCAGTACCCCGCAAACCCAACTGGAGGAGACCATACATCAGGCGACCAGACCCAGCCCGCACAGACGCCGGGGGGGCAGCCGGACTACACCAAGGCCTGGGAGGAGTACTACAAGAAGATgg CCCAGACAGGAGGCTCCGTCCCTGGGTCTGCAGCCGCAGCTCCGGGAGCAGCAGGGGCAGCGGCATCCACAACGGGAGGTCAGCCGGACTATAGCGCAGCCTGGGCCGAGTACTACAGGCAGCAGGCTGCGTACTATGGACCGACAGGACAGGCTCCTGGGCAGCCAGCCCCTCCCCAGCAAGGACAG ACGCAGTGA
- the LOC117766322 gene encoding far upstream element-binding protein 2-like isoform X4 — protein sequence MSEYNTVPPPGSGAPLGGQAALGNGSAAIKKDAFADAVQRARQIAAKIGGDAVPPVNINAASDGFPFTAPKRQLEDADEPESKKLAAQSDLDSVNALSIGAQLAALAQQRPASSTEEYNVPDSMVGLVIGRGGEQINKIQQESGCKVQIAPDSGGLPARTVSLTGSQDSIQKARMLLDEIVSRGRGTPPASYHESTNGQDGTVHEMMIPAGKAGLVIGKGGETIKQLQERAGVKMILIQDASQGPNVDKPLRIIGDPYKVQQAQEMVEEILRERDHAGFGERNDFSSRMGGGMDVSVPVPRHSVGVVIGRNGEMIKKIQNDAGVRIQFKQDDGTGPEKIAHISGPPDCCEHAAQIINDLLQSIRVREEGQGGPPGPPGMPAGNRGRGGGQGGWGPPGGEMTFSIPAHKCGLVIGRGGENVKSINQQTGAFVEISRQPPPNGDPNFKLFIIRGSPQQIDHAKQLIEEKIEGPLCPVDPGPGGPGPAGPLGPYNPNPYNPGPPGAPGPPHGGPPGPHQYNPQGWSNTYQQWQPQAPHDPSKAAANDPNAAWAAYYAQYYQQPSGAVPTQYPANPTGGDHTSGDQTQPAQTPGGQPDYTKAWEEYYKKMAQTGGSVPGSAAAAPGAAGAAASTTGGQPDYSAAWAEYYRQQAAYYGPTGQAPGQPAPPQQGQTQ from the exons ATGTCGGAGTACAACACGGTCCCGCCGCCCGGCTCCGGGGCTCCTCTCGGCGGACAGGCGGCTCTTGGGAACGGATCTGCGGCCATCAAGAAAGATGCGTTCGCGGACGCGGTGCAGCGGGCCCGGCAG ATTGCAGCTAAGATTGGGGGAGATGCCGTTCCTCCCGTGAACATCAACGCTGCATCAGATGGCTTTCCATTCACTGCACCGAAACGACAGCTGGAGGACGCAG ATGAACCAGAGAGTAAGAAACTGGCTGCACAAAGTGACTTGGATTCAGTAAACGCACTAT CTATTGGTGCACAGCTTGCTGCTCTTGCGCAACAAAG ACCTGCTTCCAGCACAGAGGAGTACAATGTCCCTGACAGCATGGTGGGACTCG tTATTGGCCGTGGAGGTGAACAgatcaataaaatacaacaggagTCAGGTTGCAAGGTTCAGATAGCTCCAG acaGTGGAGGCCTTCCAGCGAGGACTGTCTCTCTCACTGGTTCCCAGGACTCGATACa GAAAGCCAGGATGCTGTTGGATGAGATAGTGTCACGAGGGAGGGGCACACCCCCTGCTTCTTATCACGAGTCCACAAATGGGCAGGATGGCACCGTTCATGAAATGATGATCCCAGCTGGCAAGGCCGGCCTTGTCATTGGCAAGGGAGGAGAGACCATCAAACAGCTACAG GAGCGTGCAGGAGTAAAGATGATCCTGATCCAGGATGCCTCTCAGGGACCTAATGTTGACAAACCCCTGCGTATTATTGGAGATCCATACAAAGTCCAG CAAGCCCAGGAAATGGTGGAGGAGAtactgagggagagagaccaCGCCGGCTTCGGTGAACGGAATGACTTCAGCTCCCGAATGGGAGGTGGCatggatgtgagt GTCCCGGTGCCGCGACACTCCGTCGGTGTTGTCATTGGACGCAATGGAGAGATGATCAAGAAAATCCAGAATGATGCTGGAGTTCGGATACAGTTCAAACAAG ATGATGGGACTGGTCCAGAGAAGATTGCGCACATCAGTGGGCCTCCTGACTGCTGCGAACATGCTGCCCAGATCATCAACGACCTGCTGCAGAGCATCAGGGTCAGGGAGGAGGGACAGGGG GGTCCTCCAGGTCCTCCAGGCATGCCTGCAGGCAACAGGGGCAGAGGTGGCGGACAAGGCGGCTGGGGTCCCCCAGGAGGGGAAATGACCTTCTCTATTCCTGCCCACAAGTGTGGGCTCGTGATTGGCCGGGGAGGAGAGAATGTCAAGTCCATCAACCAGCAGACAGGGGCATTTGTGGAAATCTCACGACAGCCGCCCCCCAACGGAGACCCCAACTTCAAGCTGTTTATCATCAGGGGCTCACCTCAGCAGATCGACCACGCCAAGCAGCTCATTGAGGAAAAGATTGAA GGTCCTTTGTGTCCTGTGGACCCAGGGCCAGGTGGACCAGGTCCTGCTGGTCCACTGGGTCCCTACAACCCCAACCCCTACAACCCTGGACCGCCTGGGGCCCCTGGACCACCACA TGGTGGTCCTCCAGGTCCTCACCAGTACAATCCTCAGGGCTGGAGCAACACCTACCAGCAGTGGCAGCCCCAGGCTCCCCACGACCCCA GCAAGGCAGCAGCTAATGACCCTAACGCAGCCTGGGCGGCTTACTACGCTCAGTACTACCAGCAGCCGTCGGGGGCTGTGCCGACCCAGTACCCCGCAAACCCAACTGGAGGAGACCATACATCAGGCGACCAGACCCAGCCCGCACAGACGCCGGGGGGGCAGCCGGACTACACCAAGGCCTGGGAGGAGTACTACAAGAAGATgg CCCAGACAGGAGGCTCCGTCCCTGGGTCTGCAGCCGCAGCTCCGGGAGCAGCAGGGGCAGCGGCATCCACAACGGGAGGTCAGCCGGACTATAGCGCAGCCTGGGCCGAGTACTACAGGCAGCAGGCTGCGTACTATGGACCGACAGGACAGGCTCCTGGGCAGCCAGCCCCTCCCCAGCAAGGACAG ACGCAGTGA
- the LOC117766322 gene encoding far upstream element-binding protein 2-like isoform X5, giving the protein MSEYNTVPPPGSGAPLGGQAALGNGSAAIKKDAFADAVQRARQIAAKIGGDAVPPVNINAASDGFPFTAPKRQLEDADEPESKKLAAQSDLDSVNALSIGAQLAALAQQRPASSTEEYNVPDSMVGLVIGRGGEQINKIQQESGCKVQIAPDSGGLPARTVSLTGSQDSIQKARMLLDEIVSRGRGTPPASYHESTNGQDGTVHEMMIPAGKAGLVIGKGGETIKQLQERAGVKMILIQDASQGPNVDKPLRIIGDPYKVQQAQEMVEEILRERDHAGFGERNDFSSRMGGGMDVPVPRHSVGVVIGRNGEMIKKIQNDAGVRIQFKQDDGTGPEKIAHISGPPDCCEHAAQIINDLLQSIRVREEGQGGPPGPPGMPAGNRGRGGGQGGWGPPGGEMTFSIPAHKCGLVIGRGGENVKSINQQTGAFVEISRQPPPNGDPNFKLFIIRGSPQQIDHAKQLIEEKIEGPLCPVDPGPGGPGPAGPLGPYNPNPYNPGPPGAPGPPHGGPPGPHQYNPQGWSNTYQQWQPQAPHDPSKAAANDPNAAWAAYYAQYYQQPSGAVPTQYPANPTGGDHTSGDQTQPAQTPGGQPDYTKAWEEYYKKMAQTGGSVPGSAAAAPGAAGAAASTTGGQPDYSAAWAEYYRQQAAYYGPTGQAPGQPAPPQQGQTQ; this is encoded by the exons ATGTCGGAGTACAACACGGTCCCGCCGCCCGGCTCCGGGGCTCCTCTCGGCGGACAGGCGGCTCTTGGGAACGGATCTGCGGCCATCAAGAAAGATGCGTTCGCGGACGCGGTGCAGCGGGCCCGGCAG ATTGCAGCTAAGATTGGGGGAGATGCCGTTCCTCCCGTGAACATCAACGCTGCATCAGATGGCTTTCCATTCACTGCACCGAAACGACAGCTGGAGGACGCAG ATGAACCAGAGAGTAAGAAACTGGCTGCACAAAGTGACTTGGATTCAGTAAACGCACTAT CTATTGGTGCACAGCTTGCTGCTCTTGCGCAACAAAG ACCTGCTTCCAGCACAGAGGAGTACAATGTCCCTGACAGCATGGTGGGACTCG tTATTGGCCGTGGAGGTGAACAgatcaataaaatacaacaggagTCAGGTTGCAAGGTTCAGATAGCTCCAG acaGTGGAGGCCTTCCAGCGAGGACTGTCTCTCTCACTGGTTCCCAGGACTCGATACa GAAAGCCAGGATGCTGTTGGATGAGATAGTGTCACGAGGGAGGGGCACACCCCCTGCTTCTTATCACGAGTCCACAAATGGGCAGGATGGCACCGTTCATGAAATGATGATCCCAGCTGGCAAGGCCGGCCTTGTCATTGGCAAGGGAGGAGAGACCATCAAACAGCTACAG GAGCGTGCAGGAGTAAAGATGATCCTGATCCAGGATGCCTCTCAGGGACCTAATGTTGACAAACCCCTGCGTATTATTGGAGATCCATACAAAGTCCAG CAAGCCCAGGAAATGGTGGAGGAGAtactgagggagagagaccaCGCCGGCTTCGGTGAACGGAATGACTTCAGCTCCCGAATGGGAGGTGGCatggat GTCCCGGTGCCGCGACACTCCGTCGGTGTTGTCATTGGACGCAATGGAGAGATGATCAAGAAAATCCAGAATGATGCTGGAGTTCGGATACAGTTCAAACAAG ATGATGGGACTGGTCCAGAGAAGATTGCGCACATCAGTGGGCCTCCTGACTGCTGCGAACATGCTGCCCAGATCATCAACGACCTGCTGCAGAGCATCAGGGTCAGGGAGGAGGGACAGGGG GGTCCTCCAGGTCCTCCAGGCATGCCTGCAGGCAACAGGGGCAGAGGTGGCGGACAAGGCGGCTGGGGTCCCCCAGGAGGGGAAATGACCTTCTCTATTCCTGCCCACAAGTGTGGGCTCGTGATTGGCCGGGGAGGAGAGAATGTCAAGTCCATCAACCAGCAGACAGGGGCATTTGTGGAAATCTCACGACAGCCGCCCCCCAACGGAGACCCCAACTTCAAGCTGTTTATCATCAGGGGCTCACCTCAGCAGATCGACCACGCCAAGCAGCTCATTGAGGAAAAGATTGAA GGTCCTTTGTGTCCTGTGGACCCAGGGCCAGGTGGACCAGGTCCTGCTGGTCCACTGGGTCCCTACAACCCCAACCCCTACAACCCTGGACCGCCTGGGGCCCCTGGACCACCACA TGGTGGTCCTCCAGGTCCTCACCAGTACAATCCTCAGGGCTGGAGCAACACCTACCAGCAGTGGCAGCCCCAGGCTCCCCACGACCCCA GCAAGGCAGCAGCTAATGACCCTAACGCAGCCTGGGCGGCTTACTACGCTCAGTACTACCAGCAGCCGTCGGGGGCTGTGCCGACCCAGTACCCCGCAAACCCAACTGGAGGAGACCATACATCAGGCGACCAGACCCAGCCCGCACAGACGCCGGGGGGGCAGCCGGACTACACCAAGGCCTGGGAGGAGTACTACAAGAAGATgg CCCAGACAGGAGGCTCCGTCCCTGGGTCTGCAGCCGCAGCTCCGGGAGCAGCAGGGGCAGCGGCATCCACAACGGGAGGTCAGCCGGACTATAGCGCAGCCTGGGCCGAGTACTACAGGCAGCAGGCTGCGTACTATGGACCGACAGGACAGGCTCCTGGGCAGCCAGCCCCTCCCCAGCAAGGACAG ACGCAGTGA